TGGCGTCATCGCGAGGAGCGTTAGCGACGTGGCGATCTCGGCTAAAGGTGGGCGTGGTCATTAGACAGAGATTGCCACGCTTCGCTCGCAATGACAGGAGTGAATGTAGGGACAGGTCTTTAGACCTGTCCGATGTGGAAAGGCGGACAGACCTGAAGGTCTGTCCCTACGACATGTATAGTATGCTTTGGACACAACACACTATTTTGTTGAAGGCGAGCTAAAGAATGTGCTAGATTAGGCGGGTTGCCCGCAGAAATAAAGGAGGATGCCAAAAATGACAAACAAGCAATTTCCGAAGCTTTTTGAGCCCGGCCGGATAGGGAGACTGGAGCTTAAGAACCGGCTGGTCATGCCGCCGATGGCGACGAATTATGCCTCAAAAGACGGGTCGGTGGCACAGCGGCAAATAGACTACTATGAGGAAAGGGCTAAGGGTGGTGTTGGTCTCGTCATCGTGGAGATTACCTGCGTGGATTCTCCGGTGGGCAAAGGTACGGTGAGGCAGATATGTATTGACGACGACCGGTTTATTCCCGACCTGAGCAGGTTGGCGGCAGCTATAAAGCAGCATGGAGCTAAGGCAGCGATACAAATCCATCATGCCGGGCGGCAGACCTCAGCCCGGTTCACTGGCCATCAGCCGGTAGCTCCATCGCCCATATCGGTGCCGGGAAGCGAACAGCCCCGAGAGCTGACATCAGAAGAGATAGCAGCGCTGGTGGCTAAATTCGCTGAGGCGGCGGAGCGGGCTAAGAAGGCAGGTTTCGATGGCGTTGAGATTCACGGTGCTCATGGTTATCTCATATCCGAGTTTCTGTCCCCACTATCCAATCACCGACAGGATGCTTATGGTGGCAGTATCGAAAACAGGGCTAGATTCCTGCTGGAGGTGATAGAGGCTATCAGGGAAAGAGTTGGCAGGGACTATCCCGTCTGGTGCCGCCTCAGCGCCATGGAAATAGGTGCGGAGGGGGGAATCACACTGGAAGAGACGCAGGTAGTAGCTCAACTGGCGGAGAAAGCTGGCGTTGATGCTATTCACGTATCGGCGCATACGGTTGGGCCGGCTCGGCGTCCGCCGCTGGCCCAGCCACCCTGTAGCTTCGTGCCGCTGGCTGAAGGCGTAAAGAAGGTTGTTTCAATCCCCGTCATCACTGTGGGCCGGATTCCACCTGAACTCGGTGAAGACGTTCTTGGTGATGGCAAGGCGGACTTTATCTCCATAGGCCGGCCGCTCCTGGCTGACCCTCACCTGCTGCAGAAGGTAGCGATGGGCAGAACGGAAGACATCCGGCCTTGTCTATATTGTCTGACCTGCCTTGACAGCATGAATTGGCGTAAGGAAGGTGTTTGCTGCGTGGTTAATCCGACTCTGGGCAGGGAACGGGAGTATGAGCTTAAGCCGACGGGAAGCCCTAAGAAGGTGGTTGTGGTGGGTGGTGGTCCAGGCGGGATGGAAGCAGCCAGAGTAGCTGCGTTAAGAGAGCATAAGGTGGCCTTATTCGATGAGGCTGATGAGTTAGGTGGTCAACTGTTGCTGGCGGCAAAGCCACCGTTCAAAGACACGATTGAAACGTTTCGAAAGTATCTGGTAGGGCAGATGACCAAGCTGGGCGTTGAGCTGCGGCTGCGGCAA
This is a stretch of genomic DNA from Chloroflexota bacterium. It encodes these proteins:
- a CDS encoding FAD-dependent oxidoreductase; protein product: MPKMTNKQFPKLFEPGRIGRLELKNRLVMPPMATNYASKDGSVAQRQIDYYEERAKGGVGLVIVEITCVDSPVGKGTVRQICIDDDRFIPDLSRLAAAIKQHGAKAAIQIHHAGRQTSARFTGHQPVAPSPISVPGSEQPRELTSEEIAALVAKFAEAAERAKKAGFDGVEIHGAHGYLISEFLSPLSNHRQDAYGGSIENRARFLLEVIEAIRERVGRDYPVWCRLSAMEIGAEGGITLEETQVVAQLAEKAGVDAIHVSAHTVGPARRPPLAQPPCSFVPLAEGVKKVVSIPVITVGRIPPELGEDVLGDGKADFISIGRPLLADPHLLQKVAMGRTEDIRPCLYCLTCLDSMNWRKEGVCCVVNPTLGREREYELKPTGSPKKVVVVGGGPGGMEAARVAALREHKVALFDEADELGGQLLLAAKPPFKDTIETFRKYLVGQMTKLGVELRLRQRFNADMLNELKPDAVVLATGVKPFIPQIPGIQSKKVIQANEVLAGAETGERVAVIGGELVGCETALYLVERGKKVTIMRRGPELATKVHQFIREPLLGRLKYRGVSMLTGVEYEEITEAGVAIRTGAGERKVVEADTVVLAAGAVPDTELLSVLQGRVAQVFSVGDCVEPRGIREAVEEGYRAGLDIR